In one Drosophila pseudoobscura strain MV-25-SWS-2005 chromosome X, UCI_Dpse_MV25, whole genome shotgun sequence genomic region, the following are encoded:
- the zye gene encoding mucin-2, with translation MANIGYVFIWTLIVVITSGTDLNNDDSLNDVLSYSTPTFNRETSLSAQNIEKIDVKCDQGNGMTVEVDFLENFNGIIYSQGYYNDPKCTYVAANNGDRKFIFNVPYDGCGSKPSCSICSSIENVLIIQNDKDIQNSWDIARKVSCSRSEEQEKTVYFKPFVVDMLEIVSVDTPSGPVECWMEIGTGIPPNIKPISTTLKLGTDVTFTINVKHSTQAWDVNILKCYASDDMNFEAKTTKTLQLSDKRGCTIKEKIFGEWQKLESKSRSSLTSTYYNTLKAFKFPDRSQVYLKCDIELCKGTCQREYSCSSLKTKIPTDGPKLRCYPGSADPACLLTTFSPPTKPRIAITTTKSRCYTGSTDAECQKTTYFPQTTTEAPIAIEQPECYLGSTDARCRKSSATTIKPRCYPGSSDPDCQPATYLPPTTIKTRVDRPKPRCFPGSTDPRCPQESASTLKPRCYPGSSDPECLPSTYAPPTTRRTPTYSTPTTTRAPITIETPKCYPGSTDPRCPQRPATTTKPRCYPGSSDPECQPATYLPPTTIKTPVDRPKPRCFPGSTDPRCPQEPASTLKPRCYPGSSDPECLSSTYAPPTTRRTPTYSAPTTTRAPITIEVAKCYPGSTDPRCPQRPATTTKPRCYPGSSDPDCLNCFPGSPDPRCPKVPTTKKAGCEENPDDPRCQPATYLPPSTYRTPTLSPKPRCYPGSRDPECLPATYQPPTTIRTTVAPKPQCFPGSTDPRCPQKPATTKKPRCYPGSSDPECQPATYLPPTTIKTPVDRPKPRCYPGSTDPRCPQEPASTLKPRCYPGSSDPECLSSTYAPPTTRRTPTYSAPTTTRAPITIETPKCYPGSTDPRCPQRPETTTKPRCYPGSSDPECQPATYLPPTTIKTPVDRPKPRCYPGSTDPRCPQEPASTLKPRCYPGSSDSECLPSTYAPPTTRRTPTYSAPTTTRAPITIKTPKCYPGSTDPRCPQRPATTTKPRCYPGSSDPDCLNCFPGSPDPRCPKVPTTKKAGCEENPEDPRCQPATYLPPSTYRTPTLSPKPRCYPGSRDPECLPATYQPPTTIRTTVAPKPQCFPGSTDPRCPQKPATTKKPRCYPGSSDPECQPATYLPPTTIKTPVDRPKQRCFPGSTDPRCPQEPASTLKPRCYPGSSDPECLPSTYAPSTTRRTPTYSTPTTTRAPITIEVPKCYPGSTDPRCPQRPTTPTKPRCYPGSSDPECQPATYLPPSTSKTPVDRPKPRCYPGSTDPRCPQEPASTLKPRCYPGSSDPECLPSTYAPPTTRRTPTYSTPTTTRAPITIEVPKCYPGSTDPRCPQRPTTTTKPRCYPGSSDPECQPATYLPPTTIKTPVDRPKPRCFPGSTDPRCPQEPATTLKPRCYRGSSDPECLPSTYAPPTTRRTPTYSAPTTTRAPITIEAPKCYPGSTDPRCPQRPATTTKPRCYPGSSDPDCLNCFPGSPDPRCPKVPTTKKAGCEENPEDPRCQPATYLPPSTYRTPTLSPKPRCYPGSRDPECLPATYQPPTTIRTTVAPKPQCFPGSTDPRCPQKPATTKKPRCYPGSSDPECRPATYLPPTTIKTPVDRPKPRCFPGSTDPRCPQEPATTLKPRCYPGSSDPECLPSTYAPPTTRITPTYSAPTTTRAPITIEVPKCYPGSTDPRCPQRAATTTKPRCYPGSSDLECQPATYLPPSTSKTPVDRPKPRCYPGSTDPRCPQEPASTLKPRCYPGSSDPECLPSTYAPPTTRIIPTYSVPTTTRAPITIEVPKCYPGSTDPRCPQRPETTTKPRCYPGSSDPECQPATYLPPTTIKTPVDKPKPRCFPGSTDPRCPQEPATTLKPRCYPGSSDPECLPSTYAPPTTRRTPIYSAPTTTRAPITIETPKCYPGSTDPRCPQRPATTTKPRCYPGSSDPDCLNCFPGSPDPRCPKVPTTKKAGCEENPDDPRCQPATYLPPSTYRTPTLSPKPRCYPGSRDPECLPATYQPPTTIVTPTERPKPRCYPGSTDPRCPQELPSTTKPRCYPGSTAPDCLAPTYLPPTTKQIPTSNTVTPKPVTTDGEKFRCYSGSPDPRCKQDSTVIPSYNLITSTQPPATTPTYCYPGSIDPRCPNSGYKGTSRIPATYLPPLSDPGYDRTIRNAKSSFFKEINQLAFTDNNIFEIDEDETDSTRVKRELKAADENSLIISQEEDLLSRRIVKREFSERPSESEVISLTLGIRTGINVN, from the exons ATGGCCAACATTGGCTACGTTTTTATATGGACGCTAATAGTG GTCATTACATCAGGGACGGATCTAAACAATGATGATTCTCTTAATGATGTCTTAAGCTACTCTACGCCCACATTTAATCGTGAGACATCTTTGTCGGCTCAAAATATTGAAAAGATTGATGTTAAATGCGACCAAGGAAATGGCATGACGGTGGAAGTAGACTTTTTAGAAAACTTTAACGGAATTATTTACAGTCAGGGATACTACAATGATCCCAAATGCAC CTATGTGGCTGCCAATAATGGAGACAGAAAATTTATATTCAATGTGCCTTATGACGGTTGCGGCAGTAAGCCGTCCTGCTCGATATGCTCTTCAATTGAGAACGTCCTAATTATACAAAATGACAAAGATATTCAGAATAGTTGGGATATAGCGCGAAAAGTATCATGTAGCCGCagcgaggagcaggagaaaaCGGTTTACTTCAAGCCGTTTGTCGTTGATATGCTCGAAATAGTTTCCGTTGATACCCCAAGCGGCCCAGTGGAATGCTGGATGGAAATTGGTACTGGAATACCACCAAATATTAAGCCCATTAGTACAACCTTGAAGCTTGGCACCGATGTAACGTTTACCATAAatgtaaagcattcgactcaaGCATGGGATGTAAACATACTGAAGTGCTATGCCTCAGATGACATGAACTTTGAGGCAAAAACCACCAAGACTTTACAACTCTCCGATAAAAGAGGCTGCACTATCAAGGAAAAAATATTTGGGGAGTGGCAAAAGTTGGAATCCAAGTCCAGGTCCAGTCTTACCTCCACATATTATAATACACTCAAAGCATTTAAATTCCCCGACCGATCCCAAGTGTATCTAAAATGTGATATTGAATTATGCAAGGGAACATGTCAAAGAGAATACTCATGTAGCAGCTTAAAGACCAAAATACCTACAGATGGGCCCAAGCTTAGGTGCTACCCTGGCTCAGCAGATCCTGCCTGTCTTTTAACCACTTTCTCGCCACCAACAAAGCCAAGAATAGCAATAACGACAACCAAATCACGCTGCTATACTGGATCTACAGATGCAGAATGCCAAAAAACAACCTACTTCCCACAAACAACGACTGAAGCGCCAATAGCCATAGAACAACCAGAATGTTATCTAGGATCGACCGATGCTCGATGTCGTAAGAGTTCCGCAACGACAATAAAGCCCAGATGTTATCCTGGATCATCAGATCCAGACTGTCAGCCCGCAACTTACTTACCACCAACAACGATCAAAACACGAGTAGATAGACCCAAACCACGGTGCTTCCCAGGTTCAACCGATCCCCGATGCCCTCAAGAATCCGCATCCACACTGAAACCACGTTGCTATCCCGGCTCATCCGATCCTGAGTGCCTTCCATCGACATACGCACCACCTACAACTAGAAGAACCCCAACTTACTCGACTCCGACGACGACTAGAGCTCCTATAACTATAGAAACACCGAAATGCTATCCAGGATCGACCGATCCTCGATGTCCTCAGAGGCCCGCCACGACAACAAAGCCTAGATGTTATCCTGGATCATCAGATCCAGAGTGTCAGCCCGCAACTTACCTGCCTCCAACAACGATCAAAACACCAGTAGATAGACCCAAACCACGGTGCTTCCCAGGTTCCACCGATCCTCGATGCCCTCAAGAACCCGCATCGACACTGAAACCACGTTGCTATCCTGGCTCATCCGATCCTGAGTGTCTATCATCGACATACGCACCACCTACAACTAGAAGAACCCCAACATACTCGGCTCCGACGACGACTAGAGCTCCTATAACTATAGAAGTAGCGAAATGCTATCCAGGGTCGACTGATCCTCGATGTCCTCAGAGGCCGGCAACTACAACAAAGCCGAGATGTTATCCTGGCTCATCAGATCCAGACTGCCTTAACTGCTTCCCAGGCTCTCCAGATCCAAGATGTCCTAAAGTGCCAACAACTAAAAAGGCAGGCTGCGAGGAGAACCCAGATGACCCCAGATGTCAACCTGCCACTTATTTACCGCCTTCCACTTATCGCACTCCAACTCTTTCACCTAAGCCGAGGTGCTATCCTGGATCCAGAGATCCCGAGTGTCTACCAGCAACTTACCAGCCTCCAACAACGATCAGAACAACAGTCGCACCCAAACCACAGTGCTTCCCAGGGTCTACCGATCCCCGATGTCCTCAGAAGCCCGCAACGACAAAAAAGCCGAGATGTTATCCTGGCTCATCAGATCCAGAGTGTCAGCCCGCAACTTACCTGCCTCCAACAACGATCAAAACACCAGTAGATAGACCCAAACCACGGTGTTACCCAGGTTCAACCGATCCTCGATGCCCTCAAGAACCCGCATCGACACTGAAGCCACGTTGCTATCCCGGCTCATCCGATCCTGAGTGTCTTTCATCGACATACGCACCACCCACAACTAGAAGAACCCCAACTTACTCGGCTCCGACGACGACTAGAGCTCCTATAACTATAGAAACACCGAAATGCTATCCAGGATCGACCGATCCTCGATGTCCTCAGAGGCCagaaactacaacaaaacctAGATGTTATCCTGGCTCATCAGATCCAGAGTGTCAGCCCGCAACTTACCTGCCTCCAACAACGATCAAAACACCAGTAGATAGACCCAAACCACGGTGTTACCCAGGTTCAACCGATCCTCGATGCCCTCAAGAACCCGCATCGACACTGAAACCACGTTGCTATCCCGGCTCATCCGATTCTGAATGTCTTCCATCGACATACGCACCACCCACAACTAGAAGAACCCCAACTTACTCGGCTCCGACGACGACTAGAGCTCCTATTACTATAAAAACACCGAAATGCTATCCAGGATCGACTGATCCTCGATGTCCTCAGAGGCCAGCAACTACAACAAAGCCGAGATGTTATCCTGGCTCATCAGATCCAGACTGCCTTAACTGCTTCCCAGGCTCTCCAGATCCAAGATGTCCTAAAGTGCCAACAACCAAAAAGGCAGGCTGCGAGGAGAACCCAGAGGACCCCAGATGTCAACCTGCCACCTATTTACCGCCTTCCACTTATCGCACTCCAACTCTTTCACCTAAGCCGAGGTGCTATCCTGGATCCAGAGATCCCGAGTGTCTACCAGCAACTTACCAGCCGCCAACAACGATCAGAACAACAGTTGCACCCAAACCACAGTGCTTTCCAGGGTCTACCGATCCTCGATGTCCTCAGAAGCCCGCAACGACAAAAAAGCCGAGATGTTATCCTGGCTCATCAGATCCAGAGTGTCAGCCCGCAACTTACCTGCCTCCAACAACGATCAAAACACCAGTAGATAGACCCAAACAACGGTGCTTCCCAGGTTCAACCGATCCTCGATGCCCTCAAGAACCCGCATCGACACTGAAGCCACGTTGCTATCCCGGCTCATCCGATCCTGAATGTCTTCCATCGACATACGCACCATCTACAACTAGAAGAACCCCAACTTACTCGACTCCGACGACGACTAGAGCTCCTATAACTATAGAAGTACCGAAATGCTATCCAGGGTCGACTGATCCTCGATGTCCTCAGAGGCCCACGACGCCAACAAAGCCTAGATGTTATCCTGGATCATCAGATCCAGAGTGTCAGCCCGCAACTTACCTACCGCCATCAACGAGCAAAACACCAGTAGATAGACCAAAACCACGGTGTTACCCAGGTTCAACCGATCCTCGATGCCCTCAAGAACCCGCATCGACACTGAAGCCACGTTGCTATCCCGGCTCATCCGATCCTGAATGTCTTCCATCGACATACGCACCACCTACAACTAGAAGAACCCCAACTTACTCGACTCCGACGACGACTAGAGCTCCTATAACTATAGAAGTACCGAAATGCTATCCAGGGTCGACTGATCCTCGATGTCCTCAGAGGCCCACGACGACAACAAAACCTAGATGTTATCCTGGCTCATCAGATCCAGAGTGTCAGCCCGCAACTTACCTGCCTCCAACAACGATCAAAACACCAGTAGATAGACCCAAACCACGGTGCTTCCCAGGTTCAACCGATCCTCGATGCCCTCAAGAACCCGCAACGACATTGAAGCCACGTTGCTATCGCGGCTCATCCGATCCTGAGTGTCTTCCATCGACATACGCACCACCCACAACAAGAAGAACCCCAACTTACTCGGCTCCGACGACGACTAGAGCTCCTATAACTATAGAAGCACCGAAATGCTATCCAGGATCGACTGATCCTCGATGTCCTCAGAGGCCAGCAACTACAACTAAGCCGAGATGTTATCCTGGCTCATCAGATCCAGACTGCCTTAACTGCTTCCCAGGCTCTCCAGATCCAAGATGTCCTAAAGTGCCAACAACCAAAAAGGCAGGCTGCGAGGAGAACCCAGAGGACCCCAGATGTCAACCTGCCACCTATTTACCGCCTTCCACTTATCGCACTCCAACTCTTTCACCTAAGCCGAGGTGCTATCCTGGATCCAGAGATCCCGAGTGTCTACCAGCAACTTACCAGCCGCCAACAACGATCAGAACAACAGTCGCACCCAAACCACAGTGCTTTCCAGGGTCTACCGATCCTCGATGTCCTCAGAAGCCCGCAACGACAAAAAAGCCGAGATGTTATCCTGGCTCATCAGATCCAGAGTGTCGGCCCGCAACTTACCTGCCTCCAACAACGATCAAAACACCAGTAGATAGACCCAAACCACGGTGCTTCCCAGGTTCAACCGATCCTCGATGCCCTCAAGAACCCGCAACGACATTGAAGCCACGTTGCTATCCCGGCTCATCCGATCCTGAGTGTCTTCCATCGACATACGCACCACCTACAACTAGAATAACCCCAACGTACTCGGCTCCGACGACGACTAGAGCTCCTATAACTATAGAAGTACCGAAATGCTATCCAGGGTCGACTGATCCTCGATGTCCTCAGAGGGCGGCAACTACAACAAAGCCGAGATGTTATCCTGGCTCATCAGATCTAGAGTGTCAGCCCGCAACTTACCTGCCTCCATCAACGAGCAAAACACCAGTAGATAGACCAAAACCACGGTGTTACCCAGGTTCAACCGATCCTCGATGCCCTCAAGAACCCGCATCGACACTGAAGCCACGTTGCTATCCCGGCTCATCCGATCCTGAATGTCTTCCATCGACATACGCACCACCTACAACTAGAATAATCCCAACATATTCGGTTCCGACGACGACTAGAGCTCCTATAACTATAGAAGTACCGAAATGCTATCCAGGGTCGACTGATCCTCGATGTCCTCAGAGGCCGGAAACTACAACAAAGCCGAGATGTTATCCTGGCTCATCAGATCCAGAGTGTCAGCCCGCAACTTACCTGCCTCCAACAACGATCAAAACACCAGTAGATAAACCCAAACCACGGTGCTTCCCAGGTTCAACCGATCCTCGATGCCCTCAAGAGCCCGCAACGACATTGAAGCCACGTTGCTATCCCGGCTCATCCGATCCTGAGTGTCTTCCATCGACATACGCACCACCTACAACTAGAAGAACCCCAATTTACTCGGCTCCGACGACGACTAGAGCTCCTATAACTATAGAAACACCGAAATGCTATCCAGGATCGACTGATCCTCGATGTCCTCAGAGGCCAGCAACTACAACAAAGCCGAGATGTTATCCTGGCTCATCAGATCCAGACTGCCTTAACTGCTTCCCAGGCTCTCCAGATCCAAGATGTCCTAAAGTGCCAACAACTAAAAAGGCAGGCTGCGAGGAGAACCCAGATGACCCCAGATGTCAACCTGCCACCTATTTACCGCCTTCCACTTATCGCACTCCAACTCTTTCACCTAAGCCGAGGTGCTATCCTGGATCCAGAGATCCCGAGTGCCTACCAGCAACCTACCAGCCACCAACAACTATAGTAACACCAACGGAGAGGCCTAAGCCAAGATGTTACCCTGGTTCTACTGATCCTCGGTGCCCTCAAGAGCTACCTTCGACAACAAAACCGAGATGCTATCCGGGTTCAACAGCCCCAGACTGTCTAGCACCAACGTATTTGCCACCAACAACGAAACAAATTCCAACCTCTAATACTGTCACACCTAAGCCCGTAACAACAGATGGAGAAAAGTTTAGGTGCTACTCCGGTTCGCCAGACCCCCGTTGCAAGCAGGACAGTACTGTGATACCCTCTTATAACTTGATTACTTCCACTCAGCCACCCGCAACAACGCCTACTTATTGTTATCCTGGATCTATTGATCCACGTTGCCCCAACAGCGGATACAAAGGCACGAGTCGTATTCCTGCTACATATCTACCGCCCTTGAGTGACCCGGGGTACGACAGGACTATTCGTAATGCAAAGAGCTCTTTTTTTAAGGAAATTAACCAATTGGCATTCACCGATAATAACATTTTTGAGATTGATGAGGACGAAACCGACTCAACTAGAGTTAAACGGGAGTTAAAGGCTGCCGACGAAAATTCATTGATCATTTCTCAAGAGGAAGACCTATTATCGAGAAGAATTGTTAAGCGTGAGTTTAGTGAACGGCCATCAGAGAGTGAAGTGATTTCTCTGACACTTGGTATTCGAACGGGGATCAATGTTAATTAG
- the LOC4813966 gene encoding dipeptidase 3 yields MNPVPSREFLEVHPLHQHQPHCKQQCFVFTEISDIELPAEITKFGGGNEKIRCSNGGIPSYTSKKDSSSELSGERPERSRGRKILLGVGLVLLCIGMAGGIPLALQLRSSSLLEARLSFIRRLLTESPLIEGSWKPPTTTNLNSSNLFEVRQNHIGAVLWPIAVPCGAQYLDAVQLALEGIDKAKRITAASDLMHIVESADEMEQTHIRGEVAVLMGISGGHALGTSLAVLRSIYLLGARFVAITSLECTTPWAAAAIRRRDHLIEENVTNSFNEFGEKMLLEMNRLGMLVEISQLSESAMLAVLQSAKAPVLLTNATPLSICNSTSIASIPDHVLSLLPENGGVVLLNLERCGDRTLSVREAINAINYVRKVSGVDHIGLGGAPKSYALLLAELARDRVWGNAAIKKLVGGNVMRILREIETLKSRLPLYEEWIPHESIESNSYCRYPES; encoded by the exons ATGAATCCAGTACCGAGTCGCGAATTTTTGGAAGTGCATCCGCTTCACCAGCATCAACCGCATTGCAAGCAGCAATGTTTTGTCTTTACAGAAATATCAGATATTGAGCTTCCCGCGGAAATAACCAAGTTCGGTGGTGGCAACGAAAAGATTAGATGCAGCAATGGCGGCATTCCGTCTTACACCTCCAAAAAGGATTCCAGCAGTGAGCTATCTGGGGAGCGCCCAGAAAGGTCCCGTGGTCGAAAGATTCTGCTGGGCGTGGGCCTGGTACTCTTATGCATCGGCATGGCTGGTGGCATTCCATTGGCCTTACAGCTTCGGTCCTCTTCTCTGCTGGAGGCCCGCCTGTCATTCATTCGACGCTTGTTGACAGAATCGCCGCTCATTGAGGGATCCTGGAAGCCACCAACTACGACGAACTTGAACAGCAGCAACTTGTTCGAGGTGCGCCAAAATCACATAGGCGCAGTCCTGTGGCCAATTGCTGTGCCTTGTGGTGCGCAATACCTAGACGCGGTTCAGCTAGCCCTGGAGGGCATCGATAAGGCAAAACGGATTACTGCCGCTAGCGACCTAATGCATATCGTGGAGTCGGCTGATGAAATGGAGCAAACTCATATCAGGGGCGAAGTGGCTGTTCTGATGGGCATCAGTGGGGGCCATGCTCTGGGCACAAGTCTGGCAGTTTTGCGTTCTATTTATTTGCTGGGAGCCCGATTTGTCGCCATAACTAGCTTAGAGTGCACAACACCATGGGCAGCAGCTGCTATACGAAGGCGGGATCATCTCATAGAGGAGAATGTAACGAATTCATTTAACGAATTCGGAGAG AAAATGCTTCTTGAAATGAATCGCTTGGGAATGTTAGTGGAGATATCTCAACTTAGCGAGTCAGCGATGCTTGCCGTCTTGCAATCTGCAAAGGCTCCGGTTCTTTTAACAAACGCTACACCACTTTCTATCTGCAACAGCACAAGTATTGCTTCCATACCGGACCACGTGCTCAG CCTTTTGCCAGAGAATGGAGGAGTCGTTTTGCTCAACTTAGAACGGTGTGGAGATCGAACATTAAGCGTTCGAGAGGCAATTAATGCCATTAACTATGTGCGGAAAGTATCCGGAGTAGATCATATTGGACTTGGCGGAGCACCGAAGAGCTATGCTCTTTTGCTAGCAGAGTTGGCGCGGGATAGGGTGTGGGGTAATGCTGCTATAAAAAAGCTGGTTGGTGGAAATGTTATGAGGATTTTGCGCGAAATTGAGACCTTGAAGAGCCGCTTACCATTATATGAGGAGTGGATTCCGCATGAGTCAATTGAAAGCAATTCATATTGTCGCTACCCAGAGTCTTGA
- the LOC4813965 gene encoding uncharacterized protein C7orf26 homolog, whose product MSTSVESGKGSHRKLDLKVENYPTCAVEALARIETLIASRNKQNLVMQIISEYIFLERNKDGDGRKSQSLPTSQMTLFQEFQLIITLVEYFSRPGRDATRNAIFLSLFGSHLTPQRSKLLSRLISTAVSGSVAPLLSSAGTWMQQVGCKTPLSLEVAQNIVSDFILYSRKTPEQLKQLPMVGPHFAANFMVAAADLYLNEQRSAALIPPPDALLDAITEWMTENPTLCQASQQPLVLPAGAIAMPFATPLAGLLRWVVLAPLVSNRPTYSNLHLSVLRTLQQLVTSGESTALPFQDLMQIIKSLQNYCARLSESSVDPHSDAAYQKCMERFSQAVQIALCSNCITNQIQLLCVLESLPTHKLMDIVIASHKKL is encoded by the exons ATGTCTACGTCAGTAGAGAGCGGCAAGGGCTCTCATAGGAAACTAGACCTAAAAGTGGAAAACTATCCAACATGTGCCGTGGAGGCACTTGCTCGCATAG AAACTCTAATTGCTAGccgaaataaacaaaatttagtaatgcaaattatttctgaatatattttcttggAGCGGAATAAGGATGGAGACGGGCGAAAGTCGCAGTCGTTGCCGACTAGCCAGATGACATTGTTTCAAGAGTTTCAATTGATAATTACGCTCGTTGAATACTTTTCGAGGCCAGGACGGGATGCAACGCGTAATGCTATATTTCTATCCCTGTTTGGCAGTCACCTAACACCCCAACGTTCCAAGTTGTTGTCCAGACTTATAAGTACAGCAGTTTCTGGATCAGTGGCACCGCTGCTTTCCTCGGCCGGTACGTGGATGCAACAAGTTGGCTGCAAGACTCCACTGAGTCTTGAAGTTGCGCAAAACATTGTGAGTGATTTTATATTGTACTCTCGTAAGACACCCGAGCAACTGAAGCAATTACCTATGGTTGGTCCGCATTTTGCGGCAAACTTTATGGTTGCTGCGGCCGATCTCTACCTTAATGAGCAGCGATCAGCCGCACTAATACCACCCCCGGATGCTCTTTTGGATGCGATTACTGAATGGATGACTGAGAATCCCACCTTATGTCAAGCATCTCAACAGCCACTTGTTCTGCCAGCTGGTGCTATTGCAATGCCATTCGCTACCCCGTTGGCTGGTCTCTTGCGATGGGTAGTTCTTGCGCCATTGGTTTCCAACAGACCCACGTATAGCAACCTACATTTATCTGTCTTGCGAACGCTCCAACAACTTGTAACCAGTGGAGAGTCGACCGCTCTACCCTTCCAGGACTTGATGCAGATTATTAAGTCTTTGCAGAACTACTGCGCTCGGTTAAGTGAATCTAGTGTGGATCCACATTCGGATGCTGCGTATCAAAAGTGCATGGAACGGTTTTCGCAAGCTGTGCAGATCGCCCTTTGCTCCAACTGCATAACAAATCAGATTCAGCTCCTATGCGTATTAGAGTCATTGCCAACACACAAGCTCATGGACATCGTTATAGCTTCTCATAAAAAGCTGTag